One genomic window of Arthrobacter caoxuetaonis includes the following:
- the tilS gene encoding tRNA lysidine(34) synthetase TilS: MLREFLLDAGLSPGGEAPPVLLVACSGGPDSLALAETASFFNRRGDYRVGAAVVDHGLQPGSAEVAAQAAQKLGAMGLHPVTIHRVRVPESGMGPEAAARSVRYEALDAAAEAAGADAVLLGHTLDDQAEQVLLGLARGSGTRSLAGIPPRRGRYLRPFLGLRRDEVEEICAAQDLDPWHDPTNADPAYARSRVRTEVLPFLEQALGPGIAEALYRSSRILAQDADYLDGQAAETYARLRSEAPDSGSPDEILLSEDGLRALPPALRQRVLALAAAELGAARPSWERVRAVEALLRREGSAGPVQLVGKVSAYRQVRGKPVPQGASSYGNLVFRKKSSA, from the coding sequence ATGCTGCGGGAATTCCTGCTCGACGCCGGCCTGTCCCCCGGCGGCGAGGCCCCGCCCGTGCTCCTGGTCGCGTGCAGCGGCGGCCCGGACTCCCTGGCCCTCGCCGAGACGGCGTCCTTCTTCAACCGGCGCGGTGACTATCGGGTCGGTGCCGCCGTCGTTGACCACGGGCTTCAGCCCGGATCTGCCGAGGTTGCCGCGCAAGCTGCTCAGAAGCTGGGTGCCATGGGACTGCACCCGGTCACCATCCACCGTGTCCGGGTTCCCGAATCCGGCATGGGACCCGAGGCTGCCGCCCGCAGCGTCCGGTATGAAGCACTTGATGCCGCCGCCGAGGCGGCCGGAGCCGACGCCGTCCTGCTCGGCCATACCCTGGACGACCAGGCCGAGCAGGTGCTCCTTGGCCTGGCCCGCGGATCCGGGACCAGGTCCCTTGCCGGCATTCCGCCCCGCCGCGGCCGTTACCTCCGTCCGTTCCTGGGGCTGCGCCGCGATGAGGTTGAAGAGATCTGCGCCGCCCAGGACCTTGACCCCTGGCACGATCCGACCAACGCGGACCCGGCCTACGCACGGTCCCGGGTGAGGACCGAGGTGCTTCCGTTCCTTGAACAGGCGCTGGGGCCGGGCATTGCGGAGGCGCTGTACCGCAGTTCCCGGATCCTGGCACAGGACGCCGATTACCTGGACGGGCAGGCCGCCGAAACCTATGCGCGGCTGCGCAGCGAAGCGCCGGATTCGGGCAGCCCGGATGAGATCCTCCTCTCGGAAGACGGCCTTCGGGCGCTGCCCCCGGCACTGAGGCAACGGGTGCTGGCCCTGGCCGCCGCGGAGCTCGGAGCCGCCCGTCCCAGCTGGGAAAGGGTGCGCGCAGTGGAGGCGCTGCTGCGCCGGGAGGGCTCGGCCGGGCCCGTCCAGCTGGTGGGTAAGGTCAGCGCTTACCGCCAGGTGCGCGGCAAACCGGTTCCCCAAGGTGCCTCAAGCTATGGCAATCTTGTTTTTAGGAAAAAGAGCAGCGCCTAA
- the hpt gene encoding hypoxanthine phosphoribosyltransferase, which produces MDSHDVQSDLKHVLYTKEQIAERIKELAAEIDRDYAGRDVLLVGVLKGAVMVMADLSRALHSHVSMDWMAVSSYGSGTQSSGVVRILKDLETDLLGKHVLIVEDIIDSGLTLSWLRTNLQSRGPASVEICTLLRKPDAAKVEIDVKYVGYEIPNEFVVGYGLDFAEKYRNLDFIGTLAPHVYE; this is translated from the coding sequence GTGGATTCACACGACGTCCAGTCAGACCTCAAACACGTTCTTTACACCAAGGAACAGATTGCCGAGCGGATCAAGGAGCTGGCGGCGGAGATTGACCGCGACTACGCCGGACGCGATGTCCTGCTGGTTGGCGTCCTGAAAGGCGCCGTCATGGTCATGGCGGACCTCTCACGCGCCCTGCACAGCCACGTCTCCATGGACTGGATGGCAGTGTCCTCCTACGGCTCCGGCACCCAGTCCTCCGGCGTCGTCCGGATCCTGAAGGACCTGGAGACCGACCTGCTGGGCAAGCACGTCCTCATCGTCGAAGACATCATTGATTCCGGCCTCACGCTGTCCTGGCTGCGGACCAACCTGCAGTCCCGCGGACCGGCAAGCGTGGAAATCTGCACCCTGCTGCGCAAGCCCGATGCTGCCAAGGTCGAAATCGACGTGAAGTACGTCGGCTACGAAATCCCGAACGAATTCGTGGTTGGCTACGGCCTGGACTTCGCTGAGAAGTACCGCAACCTGGACTTCATCGGCACCCTGGCTCCGCACGTCTACGAGTAA
- the ftsH gene encoding ATP-dependent zinc metalloprotease FtsH, translated as MKSKNFFKGPIIWIVLALAALLIILPNLAPSGASQVDTNVGLQLLADNKVEQAKIYDGEQRVDLTLREPYEDKGENVQFFFGTARGEDIVKAVNDSDVDGFTDQPVQTNWFTSFLGLFLPIIILGVIFWFLLTRMQGGGSKVMQFGKSKAKLTNKDMPQVTFADVAGADEAVEELHEIKEFLKEPAKFQAVGAKIPKGVLLYGPPGTGKTLLARAVAGEAGVPFYSISGSDFVEMFVGVGASRVRDLFEQAKNNAPAIIFVDEIDAVGRHRGAGVGGGNDEREQTLNQLLVEMDGFDGNTNVILIAATNRPDVLDPALLRPGRFDRQIGVEAPDMQGRLHILQVHAKGKPMAPGVDLETVAKKTPGFTGADLANVLNEAALLTARSNAQLIDDRALDEAIDRVIAGPQKRSRVMKELERKITAYHEGGHALVAAALRNTDPVTKVTILPRGRALGYTMVLPQDDKYSITRNELLDQLAYAMGGRVAEEIVFHDPSTGASNDIEKATSTARKMVTQYGMSERIGSVKLGSGGGEPFLGRDMGQERNYSDQVAYVVDEEVRRLLDNAHDEAYQILTENRDVLDRLALELLERETLNQAEIAVVFKDVRKRDLREVWLSKPTRPVHDIPPVVSPREREQAAAAGEPDPDTVAPQDQIADAEIPQDFDVSANGLPEPESSGRGSHTGSSNRSE; from the coding sequence ATGAAATCTAAGAACTTCTTCAAGGGACCGATCATTTGGATTGTGCTGGCTCTTGCCGCACTGCTGATCATCCTTCCCAACCTTGCCCCCTCCGGCGCTTCCCAGGTTGACACGAACGTAGGCCTGCAGCTGCTGGCTGACAACAAGGTGGAACAGGCAAAGATCTACGACGGCGAACAGCGCGTGGACCTGACCCTTCGCGAGCCTTATGAAGACAAGGGCGAAAACGTCCAGTTCTTCTTCGGTACGGCCCGCGGCGAGGACATCGTCAAGGCGGTGAACGACTCCGACGTCGACGGCTTCACCGACCAGCCGGTCCAGACCAACTGGTTCACGAGCTTCCTTGGACTCTTCCTGCCCATCATCATCCTCGGCGTTATCTTCTGGTTCCTGCTTACCCGTATGCAGGGCGGCGGGTCCAAGGTCATGCAGTTCGGCAAGTCCAAGGCCAAGCTGACCAACAAGGACATGCCGCAGGTGACGTTCGCCGACGTCGCCGGGGCGGATGAAGCCGTGGAGGAACTCCACGAAATCAAGGAATTCCTGAAGGAACCGGCCAAGTTCCAGGCTGTCGGGGCGAAGATCCCCAAGGGTGTCCTGCTCTACGGCCCTCCAGGCACCGGCAAGACCCTGCTGGCCCGCGCCGTGGCCGGCGAGGCGGGTGTTCCGTTCTACTCGATCTCCGGTTCGGACTTCGTGGAAATGTTCGTCGGCGTGGGCGCCTCCCGCGTCCGCGACCTCTTCGAGCAGGCCAAGAACAACGCGCCGGCAATCATCTTCGTTGATGAGATCGACGCCGTCGGACGTCACCGCGGTGCCGGCGTGGGCGGCGGCAACGACGAACGCGAGCAGACCCTGAACCAGCTCCTAGTGGAGATGGACGGTTTTGACGGCAACACCAACGTCATCCTGATCGCCGCCACCAACCGCCCGGACGTCCTGGACCCGGCGCTGCTGCGCCCGGGCCGCTTCGACCGGCAGATCGGCGTGGAAGCCCCGGACATGCAGGGCCGCCTGCACATCCTCCAGGTCCACGCGAAGGGCAAGCCCATGGCTCCGGGCGTCGACCTGGAAACCGTGGCGAAGAAGACCCCCGGTTTCACCGGCGCGGACCTTGCCAATGTGCTCAACGAAGCTGCCCTGCTCACTGCGCGTTCCAATGCGCAGCTGATTGACGACCGCGCCCTGGACGAGGCAATCGACCGGGTGATCGCCGGGCCGCAGAAGCGCAGCCGCGTGATGAAGGAACTCGAGCGCAAGATCACCGCGTACCACGAAGGCGGACACGCACTGGTAGCCGCGGCGCTGCGGAACACCGATCCGGTCACCAAGGTAACCATCCTGCCCCGCGGCCGGGCACTGGGCTACACCATGGTGCTGCCGCAGGATGACAAGTACTCGATCACCCGGAACGAGCTGCTGGACCAGCTGGCCTACGCCATGGGCGGGCGCGTCGCCGAAGAAATCGTGTTCCACGATCCCTCCACCGGCGCGTCCAATGACATCGAAAAGGCCACCTCCACGGCCCGCAAGATGGTCACGCAGTACGGCATGAGCGAGCGGATCGGCTCCGTGAAGCTTGGCTCCGGCGGCGGGGAACCGTTCCTGGGCCGGGACATGGGCCAGGAACGCAACTACTCCGACCAGGTTGCCTACGTGGTGGATGAAGAAGTCCGCCGGCTGCTGGATAACGCCCACGACGAGGCGTACCAGATCCTTACCGAGAACCGGGATGTGCTGGACCGTCTGGCCCTGGAACTGCTCGAGCGCGAGACCCTGAACCAGGCCGAGATCGCGGTGGTCTTCAAGGACGTCCGCAAGCGTGACCTCCGGGAAGTCTGGCTCTCCAAGCCCACCCGTCCGGTGCATGACATTCCCCCGGTGGTCTCTCCCCGCGAACGGGAACAGGCAGCGGCCGCCGGCGAACCCGACCCGGACACCGTGGCCCCGCAGGACCAGATTGCGGACGCCGAGATTCCGCAGGACTTCGATGTTTCCGCGAACGGGCTTCCCGAGCCCGAGAGCAGCGGGCGGGGCAGCCATACCGGCTCCTCCAACCGCAGCGAATAG
- the folE gene encoding GTP cyclohydrolase I FolE, with protein MTDFDDELTLAELNEAASEVDQPRIERAVREILLAIGEDPDRDGLKQTPSRVAKSYAEIFAGLHQSPTDLLATTFELDHEEMVLVKDIPFYSTCEHHLVPFHGSAHIGYIPSHDGKVTGLSKLARLVDVYARRPQVQERLTTQIVDALMDNLQPVGAIVVIECEHLCMSMRGVRKPGAKTVTSAVRGQLRETATRAEAMSLILGR; from the coding sequence GTGACGGATTTCGACGACGAACTGACTTTGGCCGAGTTGAATGAGGCCGCCTCAGAAGTGGACCAGCCCCGCATTGAGCGGGCGGTGCGCGAAATTCTCCTTGCCATTGGAGAGGATCCGGACCGCGACGGCCTCAAGCAGACGCCGTCCCGGGTGGCCAAGTCCTACGCGGAGATCTTCGCCGGGCTGCACCAGAGCCCAACGGACCTGCTCGCCACCACTTTCGAGCTGGACCATGAGGAAATGGTGCTGGTCAAGGACATTCCGTTCTACTCCACCTGCGAGCATCACCTCGTTCCCTTTCATGGTTCTGCGCACATCGGCTACATCCCGTCCCACGACGGGAAGGTCACCGGGCTGAGCAAGCTTGCCCGGCTGGTGGACGTCTACGCCCGGCGCCCGCAGGTCCAGGAACGGCTCACCACCCAGATTGTTGACGCCCTGATGGACAACCTGCAGCCCGTCGGAGCGATCGTCGTCATTGAATGTGAACACCTGTGCATGTCCATGCGCGGAGTGCGGAAGCCGGGGGCCAAAACGGTAACCTCGGCCGTGCGCGGCCAGCTGCGCGAGACCGCCACGCGCGCTGAAGCAATGAGCCTGATACTCGGACGATAG
- the folP gene encoding dihydropteroate synthase — MDSLAATPGTGPATNPLPVIRPAAKQRRFEDLPTGRTLVMGILNVTPDSFSDGGDHATTDAAIRAGLKMHYDGADIIDIGGESTRPDAERISPEEEQRRILPVVQALVKAGALISVDTMNASTAAKAIEAGAGLINDVSGLQLDPEMPELIARTKVPYVLMHSRGSVRSQDPKADYGDVVEDVIAELTTLRDTFYDAGVTPEQIILDPGLGFAKNAEHDWALLRNVDRLTLLGHRVLIGASRKRFLGSLLTTAGKAAKPAERDNATLATTALAASQGVWAVRVHDVAANADAVKVAAAWQG, encoded by the coding sequence ATGGATTCGCTAGCCGCCACTCCCGGAACCGGGCCTGCCACCAACCCGTTGCCGGTGATTCGCCCCGCTGCGAAGCAGCGCCGCTTCGAGGACCTGCCCACGGGACGGACCCTGGTGATGGGGATCCTGAACGTGACCCCGGATTCCTTCAGCGACGGCGGAGACCACGCCACCACTGACGCGGCGATCCGCGCGGGACTCAAAATGCACTACGACGGCGCTGACATCATCGACATCGGCGGGGAATCCACCCGTCCGGATGCCGAGCGGATCAGCCCCGAGGAAGAACAGCGGCGGATCCTGCCCGTTGTCCAGGCGCTGGTGAAAGCCGGAGCGCTGATCAGCGTCGACACCATGAACGCCTCCACCGCCGCAAAGGCCATTGAAGCCGGAGCCGGACTGATCAACGACGTTTCCGGCCTGCAGCTCGACCCGGAGATGCCGGAACTGATTGCGCGCACGAAGGTTCCCTACGTCCTGATGCACAGCCGCGGAAGCGTTCGCAGCCAGGATCCGAAGGCGGACTACGGCGACGTGGTCGAGGACGTCATCGCTGAGCTCACCACACTGCGCGATACGTTCTACGACGCCGGCGTCACTCCGGAGCAGATCATCCTGGATCCGGGACTTGGCTTCGCAAAGAACGCAGAACACGACTGGGCACTGCTGCGAAACGTGGACCGCCTTACCCTGCTGGGCCACCGCGTGCTCATCGGAGCCTCACGCAAGCGTTTCCTGGGCTCCCTGCTGACAACGGCAGGCAAGGCCGCGAAGCCGGCCGAGCGGGACAACGCGACCCTGGCAACCACTGCCCTGGCCGCCAGCCAGGGCGTCTGGGCTGTCCGGGTTCACGACGTCGCAGCCAACGCGGACGCCGTCAAAGTCGCCGCAGCCTGGCAGGGCTAA
- the folB gene encoding dihydroneopterin aldolase, whose product MADALRDRIRLTGLKATGFHGVFDHERRDGQEFTVDLVLHTDLRPAAAADDLTLTAHYGELAEQVCAIIAGDPVNLIETLAERIASHVLEAFPVIDAVDVTVHKPHAPITVPFGDVEILIHRERA is encoded by the coding sequence GTGGCCGACGCGCTCCGCGACCGGATCCGGCTCACCGGGCTGAAGGCAACGGGCTTCCACGGAGTCTTCGACCACGAACGGCGCGACGGCCAGGAGTTCACCGTTGACCTGGTGCTGCACACGGATCTTCGTCCGGCGGCCGCCGCAGACGACCTCACCCTGACAGCGCATTACGGCGAACTGGCGGAGCAGGTCTGCGCCATCATTGCGGGTGATCCGGTAAACCTGATCGAGACGCTTGCCGAACGCATTGCATCCCATGTCCTGGAGGCCTTTCCGGTGATCGACGCGGTGGACGTTACCGTGCACAAGCCCCACGCTCCGATCACGGTTCCCTTTGGCGACGTCGAGATCCTCATCCACCGGGAACGGGCATGA
- the folK gene encoding 2-amino-4-hydroxy-6-hydroxymethyldihydropteridine diphosphokinase, translated as MSAAVRTVLALGSNLGESRTTLSDAVAALADHPAMKLVAVSPVARTKPVGGPEQPDYLNLVAAFETTLDPHQLLEHCHQVENLHQRTREVRWGPRTLDVDIITYGTEHVNDDDLVIPHPRAAERAFVLQPWAWMDPDAVLEGEPVAELASRAQDHSGVELFEGE; from the coding sequence ATGAGCGCAGCAGTGCGGACCGTGCTGGCGCTGGGCAGCAACCTGGGCGAATCCCGCACCACCCTCTCCGACGCCGTCGCCGCCCTCGCGGACCATCCGGCCATGAAGCTTGTGGCGGTTTCCCCCGTGGCGCGCACCAAGCCGGTGGGCGGACCCGAGCAGCCTGACTACCTGAACCTTGTTGCGGCCTTCGAGACAACGCTGGACCCGCACCAGCTCCTTGAGCACTGCCACCAGGTGGAAAACCTGCACCAGCGCACCCGAGAGGTGCGCTGGGGTCCCCGGACGCTCGACGTCGACATCATCACGTACGGCACCGAGCATGTTAACGACGACGACCTGGTGATTCCGCACCCAAGGGCGGCAGAGCGGGCTTTTGTGCTGCAGCCATGGGCGTGGATGGATCCGGACGCGGTGCTGGAAGGGGAACCGGTGGCAGAATTGGCCAGCCGGGCGCAGGACCATTCCGGAGTAGAGCTTTTCGAGGGGGAGTGA